A DNA window from Sphingomonas changnyeongensis contains the following coding sequences:
- the mmsB gene encoding 3-hydroxyisobutyrate dehydrogenase produces MARIGFIGLGNMGGGMAANLARGGHDVRAFDLSADALARAEAAGCLAAATAAEAASGAEAVVTMLPAGAHVAQVYEEAVFAAAPAGALLIDCSTIDVATARRVAEAAVARGLAAVDAPVSGGIAAAAGGTLTFMVGGPAEAFRRAEPILALMGKAVIHAGPAGAGQAAKICNNMLLGASMVATAETFLLARKLGLDPQTFYDIASKASGQCWSMTSYCPLPGVGPDSPADRDYQGGFAAALMLKDLKLAVKAAADADASVPMGAEAMALYQAFANQGQGGLDFSGIIKMLD; encoded by the coding sequence ATGGCGCGCATCGGGTTCATCGGGCTTGGCAATATGGGCGGCGGCATGGCCGCCAATCTGGCGCGCGGCGGGCATGACGTCCGCGCCTTTGATCTGTCGGCCGATGCGCTGGCGCGGGCCGAGGCGGCGGGTTGCCTTGCCGCGGCCACCGCAGCCGAGGCCGCTTCGGGTGCCGAAGCGGTGGTGACGATGCTGCCGGCGGGCGCGCATGTCGCGCAGGTCTATGAAGAGGCGGTGTTTGCCGCCGCGCCGGCGGGCGCGCTGCTGATCGACTGTTCGACCATCGATGTCGCCACCGCGCGGCGCGTCGCCGAAGCGGCGGTGGCGCGCGGGCTGGCGGCGGTCGACGCGCCGGTGTCGGGCGGGATCGCGGCGGCGGCGGGCGGGACGCTCACCTTCATGGTCGGCGGCCCGGCCGAGGCGTTCCGCCGCGCCGAGCCGATCCTGGCGCTGATGGGCAAGGCGGTGATCCATGCCGGGCCGGCGGGCGCGGGTCAGGCGGCCAAGATCTGCAACAACATGCTGCTCGGCGCGTCGATGGTCGCGACCGCCGAAACCTTCCTGCTGGCGCGCAAGCTCGGCCTTGATCCGCAGACCTTTTACGACATCGCGTCCAAGGCGTCGGGCCAGTGCTGGTCGATGACCAGCTATTGCCCGCTGCCCGGCGTTGGGCCGGACAGCCCGGCCGACCGCGACTATCAGGGCGGTTTCGCCGCGGCGCTGATGCTCAAGGATCTGAAGCTGGCGGTGAAGGCCGCCGCCGATGCCGATGCCAGCGTGCCGATGGGCGCGGAGGCGATGGCGCTCTATCAGGCCTTTGCCAATCAGGGGCAGGGCGGGCTCGATTTCTCCGGCATCATCAAGATGCTCGACTGA
- a CDS encoding acyl-CoA dehydrogenase family protein: MTNQFDLTDDQREIQELARRFTAERITPHAAEWDEKHIFPRDTIRAAAELGFGAIYVSEASGGIGLGRLEAALIMEAMAYGCPSTSAFISIHNMAAWMIDRFGSDAVKARYLPRLVGMDWIASYCLTEPSSGSDAAALKTRAVRDGDDFIVSGTKQFISGGGENELYLVMVRTGAEGPKGISCLAIEKDMPGVSFGANERKLGWHSQPTAQVILDNVRVPAANLVGGEGEGFRIAMMGLDGGRLNIGACSLGGAQRGLDEAVAYVKDRQQFGQPIAEFQNTQFMLADMATELEAARALLYLAAAKVTADAPDKTRFAAMAKRLATDTGSAVVDRALQLHGGYGYLMDYPIERFWRDLRVHSILEGTNQVMRMIVGRDLLRQ, translated from the coding sequence ATGACCAACCAGTTCGACCTGACCGACGACCAGCGCGAGATCCAGGAGCTTGCGCGCCGTTTCACCGCCGAGCGCATCACCCCGCATGCGGCCGAGTGGGACGAAAAACACATCTTCCCGCGCGACACGATCCGCGCGGCGGCCGAGCTTGGCTTTGGCGCCATCTATGTGTCCGAGGCCTCGGGCGGCATCGGCCTGGGGCGGCTCGAGGCGGCGCTGATCATGGAGGCGATGGCCTATGGCTGCCCGTCGACCAGCGCGTTCATCTCGATCCACAACATGGCCGCATGGATGATCGACCGGTTCGGGTCGGACGCGGTGAAGGCCCGCTATCTGCCCAGGCTGGTCGGCATGGACTGGATCGCGAGCTATTGCCTGACCGAGCCGTCCTCCGGCTCGGACGCGGCGGCGCTCAAGACCCGCGCGGTGCGCGACGGCGATGATTTCATCGTCTCGGGCACCAAGCAGTTCATTTCGGGCGGCGGCGAGAATGAGCTGTATCTGGTCATGGTCCGCACCGGGGCCGAGGGGCCCAAGGGGATCAGCTGCCTGGCGATCGAAAAGGACATGCCCGGCGTGTCGTTCGGGGCCAATGAGCGCAAGCTCGGCTGGCATTCGCAGCCGACCGCGCAGGTGATCCTCGACAATGTCCGCGTGCCGGCGGCCAATCTGGTCGGCGGCGAGGGCGAGGGCTTCCGCATCGCGATGATGGGGCTGGATGGCGGGCGGCTGAACATCGGTGCCTGTTCGCTGGGCGGCGCGCAGCGCGGGCTGGACGAAGCGGTTGCCTATGTGAAGGACCGCCAGCAATTCGGCCAGCCGATCGCCGAGTTCCAGAACACCCAGTTCATGCTGGCCGACATGGCGACCGAGCTGGAGGCGGCGCGGGCGCTGCTCTATCTCGCCGCCGCCAAGGTGACCGCCGATGCGCCCGACAAGACGCGCTTTGCCGCCATGGCGAAACGGCTGGCGACCGATACCGGCTCGGCAGTCGTCGACCGGGCGCTGCAGCTGCATGGCGGTTACGGCTATCTGATGGATTATCCGATCGAGCGTTTCTGGCGCGACCTGCGCGTCCATTCGATCCTTGAGGGGACGAACCAGGTGATGCGGATGATCGTCGGCCGGGATCTGCTGCGCCAATGA
- a CDS encoding CoA-acylating methylmalonate-semialdehyde dehydrogenase, translated as MREISHVIVGDAGVSPRTGEVFDPNSGQVQARVALGDRALLDRAVAAAEAAQPAWAATNPQRRARVMFRFKELVEANMDELARLLSSEHGKVIADAKGDIQRGLEVIEFCCGIPHALKGEYSQGAGPGIDVYSMRLPLGIGAGITPFNFPAMIPMWMFGPAIACGNAFILKPSERDPSVPVRLAELMREAGLPEGVLQVVHGDKEMVDAILDHPAIAAVSFVGSSDIAHYVYRRGVDAGKRVQAMGGAKNHGIVMPDADMDQVVKDLTGAAYGSAGERCMALPVVVPVGEATADRLREALLPAIAALRIGVSTDADAHYGPVVNAAHKARVEQWIQTGVDEGAELVVDGRGFTLQGHEQGFFIGPSLFDHVTPEMQSYKEEIFGPVLQIVRAPDFETALRLPSAHQYGNGVAIFTRNGHAAREFAARVNVGMVGINVPIPVPVAYHSFGGWKRSAFGDTNQHGMEGVRFWTRIKTVTQRWPDGSPDGGNAFVIPTMG; from the coding sequence ATGCGCGAGATTTCCCATGTCATCGTCGGCGATGCCGGCGTTTCGCCCCGCACGGGCGAGGTGTTCGACCCCAATAGCGGCCAGGTGCAGGCGCGGGTGGCGCTGGGCGACCGGGCGCTGCTCGACCGCGCGGTGGCGGCGGCCGAAGCCGCCCAGCCGGCCTGGGCGGCGACCAACCCGCAGCGCCGCGCCCGCGTGATGTTCCGGTTCAAGGAACTGGTCGAAGCGAACATGGACGAGCTCGCCCGGCTGCTGTCGTCCGAACATGGCAAGGTGATCGCCGACGCCAAGGGCGACATCCAGCGCGGGCTTGAGGTGATCGAGTTCTGCTGCGGCATCCCCCATGCGCTGAAGGGCGAATACAGCCAGGGCGCCGGCCCCGGCATCGATGTCTATTCGATGCGCCTGCCGCTTGGCATCGGTGCGGGGATCACGCCGTTCAACTTCCCGGCGATGATCCCGATGTGGATGTTCGGCCCGGCAATCGCCTGCGGCAATGCCTTCATCCTGAAGCCGTCGGAGCGCGATCCCTCGGTCCCCGTTCGCCTCGCCGAACTGATGCGCGAGGCCGGGCTGCCCGAAGGCGTGCTGCAGGTCGTGCACGGCGACAAGGAAATGGTCGATGCGATCCTCGACCATCCGGCGATTGCCGCGGTCAGCTTTGTCGGCTCGTCCGACATCGCCCATTATGTCTATCGGCGCGGTGTCGATGCCGGCAAGCGCGTGCAGGCGATGGGCGGGGCCAAGAATCACGGCATCGTCATGCCCGATGCCGACATGGATCAGGTGGTGAAGGACCTGACCGGCGCTGCCTATGGCTCGGCCGGCGAACGCTGCATGGCGCTGCCGGTGGTCGTTCCGGTCGGCGAGGCGACGGCCGACAGGCTGCGCGAGGCGCTGCTGCCGGCGATCGCGGCGCTGCGCATCGGCGTGTCGACCGATGCCGACGCGCATTACGGGCCGGTGGTCAACGCCGCCCACAAGGCGCGGGTCGAACAATGGATCCAGACCGGCGTCGATGAAGGCGCGGAACTGGTCGTCGACGGGCGCGGCTTTACCCTTCAGGGGCATGAGCAGGGCTTTTTCATCGGCCCGAGCCTGTTCGATCATGTCACGCCGGAGATGCAGAGCTACAAGGAGGAGATCTTCGGCCCGGTGCTGCAGATCGTCCGCGCGCCCGATTTCGAAACCGCGCTGCGCCTGCCGAGCGCGCATCAATATGGCAATGGCGTCGCGATCTTCACAAGGAACGGCCATGCCGCGCGCGAGTTCGCCGCCCGCGTCAATGTCGGCATGGTCGGCATCAACGTGCCGATCCCGGTGCCGGTCGCCTATCACAGCTTTGGCGGCTGGAAGCGTTCGGCGTTCGGCGACACCAACCAGCACGGCATGGAAGGCGTCCGGTTCTGGACGCGGATCAAGACCGTGACCCAGCGTTGGCCCGACGGCTCGCCCGACGGCGGCAACGCGTTCGTCATTCCGACCATGGGCTGA